From the Asterias amurensis chromosome 1, ASM3211899v1 genome, the window TATTTGCTACACACTAAGTTTAAGGAAATCAGCTTTTTCATGATGTGAAATGGAAACATTAAGATGTCCTAAGATGTAAACAGGAcacaaaaaaaagtcaaaaactTCTatttatgcttaaaggcactatacatgtttggtaattgtcaaagaccagtgttctcacttggtgtatcccatcataaacataaaataacaaacctgtgacaatttaggctcaactggtcttcaaagttgcaaaaaaatgatgaatgaaaaaatgcccttgttggacgaatttgtgtgctttcagataggaataaaaaacttctagctagaagtcttttattattttagtgagaaattacctctctcttaaaactacgttacttcagagggagtcgtttcccataatgctttatactatcaacagctctccaatgctcattaccaagtcaatttttcagtaaatacttgttttgagtaattaccaaacgtgtaccttccctttaactatgAACTCATTACAATCTTGGTTCTgcatctctcctgcgccaggagtgtcttttagacagacatggcgcattacaaaTTTCCATTCttattatatttgttattattatttattattattaaatgaacTAGCCCTAACTAGGGATGTTTAACTGCCCTTGTAATCAGAATATGGTTATCCATCAACTAAACAACATAAATACaacatttcaattttcaaataaattttgCCAAAGTATACCTTAAATAAATTGGTTCTGATTTGCCTTaactaaataaaaagtaaataaattagGTCAGGGAAGGTGTTAAGCACATTCCAGATCTTTCACTATCATCATTCGATGCGAAATAATTTCATTCCTAGTTTATGGTTTAACTTGAGAAGAAATATCAATGGTTTGTACTAGAAAGCTTTTTAActatttaaaattgtatttttgtacagtTAAAGGGGTTTTGTTAATCAAAAACATGTTTCCTATCTTTTAAATCTGTAATTAATCTGTAGGGACAAACCTCGCATTTCGGGTTAGGCTGGTGCCGGCATTCATCCCCAAAAATGTTGTGGCATGTGACGAGATATTCTGTTGGTATGAGTGCTGCAAAAACAGACCACCCTTTGATGTTAGTGTAAAACAACCACAGGTATTTTACCTTCCTCTTGCGCAACACTCACACATCTAAACTGGTGATATGTAGACAGTGGGCTGACTATACACGGTGCACGTCTCGGAAATCTTCTGTGTGACGGGCAGACACCATCTACatacaaagacaaacaaatgtttattttaaaggtatAATTAGAATTTgacttttaaaaatgtaattttagtTCTTCATGTACTCAATGAAAAGATAAAGATGATCCAGAAATGAGATGTAAGCATTTGAAACAACAACCCTTATGTTGAGGTAtgtgtaaaaataaattgtttaaatgAATCAGAGTTTtcctcagaaaaaaaattgaattatttgtttCCCGAATTCCCCCGAACATAGTTTTTGATAGATTTGATTGGCTTGAATGATACAGTGGAATTCACCAGCAACTCTTTACACCATACTTTATAAGTCTAGCTACTCTACtgccaatagaccgatccattaagcttcACCCCATTGCGTATTAACCAATCACCACCCAATGCGCAACTAAAAGTCCAACATACGTGCGCGTATCATATGCTTGTCGTGAATGGCAGAGTtttgcagaatggcattggagaggctcacatgttcttgctcgcACGTGCACCATGAACAGCCTAATGGATTAGTCGTTTGATTGAACTACCAAGACATAGTAATAaaatgataaatgaaaaaaaaaaatgggatgGATTTTTTATTGATCCATCAGCTTTCGTAATGTTCAGAATAATTTCTGCAACCTTTTATAAAAGGAAGGGGAGAGCAGTTCATTTACCTGATTCAATGTAAAGGGTTAGGAAGCTCATCAACTGCAGGTCTCTGACATCTTCTTGCATGATGAGTGAATCTCTGTGGAGATGACAACCCTCGCTGTTTTCATgcaaacacaaaatacaataatgCTTAATAAAGCTTTGAAATAATAGCAGGTAATGAAGTACAACGGTAGTTTGAATATTTACCATTAAAAATCAACTTTAACATTTCTTAGGTCAACTTGAACATAGATATTCTTTTTTTATAGAAAGGTGAAAGAGTGTGAACTGATTACATACAATTGAGTAAAACTCAATCAAAatggtttaaacaaaattattttgaactaTCCAAAATCTCAAACTATTGTTGGTTCATATAATTTGATTTAACTGTCGATGATGAAGCCCCCTGATTCTTCAGTATGTATGTTTACAGAACCTGTTTTCTCAGTGGTTTTTGTTGAGCCAAGATTATAAAAAGTCTAATAAGCAACAGTTTGCGCTATTAGTTGTTGAACCCACATGTTGAAACTGGTTCTTACCTGGTGTTTGGGAAGACCTTGCTGTACTTTGACACTGGGCAGAAAGTGCATCATGCATCTACTATTGAAGAGGTAGACTTCATCTGACAATGGCATCTGTCTgtagctaaaaaaaaacaacaacaatattttgtaaaagaGGTGTCTTGTGTTGTGTGTACTGTCTCCATCTGCAGCAACAATTTGATGATATAACCATTCGAGGGCGGCATTCAAGTCATCTCAAAACACTTGATTCAAGCATTATAAAAAAGATGGCCCATGTTTCTGTGGGTTGTTTTTTCTCACGCATGTCCactgtttttttggttttttttaggtTGAGGAATCGAGCAGGTGGCAAGTTTGCCAAGGAATGAAGGATATATGATGATATATTTATGAACTAACAGCTGTTCTAATGTTCAGGACTCAGGAGTTTGCCTTACCTGTTATCAAGGAGAGAGCAGTTCATTTCCCGGACTCGTTCTCGTTGTACATTGTTAGGAAGCTCATCAACTGCAGGTCTCATGACATCTACTTGGTTGATGAGTAGATCTCTGTGGAGATGACAACCCTTACTGTATCATGCAAACAGAGAATACAACAATGCTttagtttttaaacaataacgagtaaaatagcacaagggtagTTTGAGAGATTACCAACTTGAACacaattgattgttttgttctttcgtAATATTGAAAGGTGAACAAGTGTTTAATGATTACatacttttgtaatcttttttgttttccagTTCTTTACTGCCTCAACTTTAGTCTTGCATACCGGTAGTTTTCTCACCTGTCTTGGTAAATTTAGTTTTTGCCATGGTGCCTCCCAAGTTCCAGAAAACTGTTGCCGTGCCCTATCTACACTTACAAAATTGCTGTGATGCCCTACAAACTCTAAAACAAGCAAGGCAGTTTTTCCGTGCCCTTTTGAACATGAAGTTCGAGGCCAATCAAGTAAAATTTGATTTataatgtaaacaaatacattttgatCAGTGTCACGCGTGGCAAAAAAGCAGAGTTTCATGAAAAGCCCCTCAGCGCCTATGAATCAAAACAGCACTGTGAGGTCTGGATACATGCAATGGAAATTGCACATTAGCACAGAACAATTATCTTTGAGTCCACGCATTGACAAATTTTATGCCACAACACTGACTGCTTTTACACTGGTTTTCTGAAGAACTGGTAAATCAGagttgttttcacttttaaatTGTACGGGTCTACACTCTGAGTACCATTTTCCCTTCAaagtaatatggtttggatACCCAGAAAACATgagaatctgagaaacgattcatgcaccAATCGTTTCTCAGAGCTTTTGAGGTTGGTGTCCGTTTACAAATGCTGCAGCAGGTATGCAGTTGGCGCCCATGGCACCTCGCTAAACAAGGATTGATTCAATGTCTTGGTGTGAAAGCAATAGTGTGACATGTTATGTAGACATtgtattcagctgaagccttcaCAGGTGGCTTACTAGATATATAAGCATTCCATTGGCACAAACTCAATCTATGACCCTATGAAGGTGGGGCAGAGGGGTTAATTTACCAGAAATTATACAACaacatacagtgtttttttaacCAGCTAAAGGTTTGTCTTTACTTTCTCTGCGGATTTTCTGTTCTTCTTGCTGTGCCCGAATGTTCCCCACTATTTTGCCCGTATTGGGACGGCAGTTCTTCACCCCCAGGAATAAATACTTGTGCCCCCAACAATTTCTTTGCATCTCACTTGCCCCTCCTCCCCATcccaaacaaaatcaatattaaGCAGGTTGAAATACCCATTCTAAACTTGATAGAAGGAAACTAGGTCAAAATTATGTACTGACACATAGTTTAACGTTCATAAGTTTCACTTACCATTTCCATGTAGCATACATTGGTACATTGTTAGGAAGCTTATCAACGGCAGGCGTCAGACATCTACTTGGTTGATGAGAAAATCTCTGTGGAGATGACGTCCTTACTGTACCAAAAGAACAGAGAAAACAATAATGCTTAGTGATATAAAACACTTAAGGGTAGATTAAGAAGTTACCATTAAAGATCAACTGGAACAAAATTTACGTTTTTGTTCTGTTGTTATAGAAAGGTACACAAGTGTGCCACGACCAAGATGGCTGCCAAGCATGCACATGCAGTGATGACATCGTAGCCATGCACACAAAACTGGATCAAATCATCAAGACACTTGAGCTCACGTGTGACTGGAATCTAAGTAATACTCTATGAAACATCACAGACGGTCACAAATCAACAGAAAGAAACAGATGAGCTGAAATCTGCAGCCACTATCTCACCAAGGAAACCCAAAATATAAGTGTCTGCACCAACAGTGAATTTGATGGCGCAAATATCGACATAAGTGGAGAAAAAGGTGGAAGAACTTCACAATCTTAGCTGCCGAAATATCATCTGTCTTCACGGCATTCCCAAAGGAGCAGAGGGCAACCAACATTTCCTGGGCGATTTCTTTGGCATCCCATATGAAGTTGGACAACGGCCATGATATCCACAATAAACAGGCCCATAGCACACCAACACATCACTCGCCAACAGACAATAATCAAGGCATCAATCAGCATAACAACGCCAGACCCAGACCCATTCACCTCAAACTGCTTTGCTTTGTAGATCGACAATACCTCCTCAAGAATAACCCATTCAAAGGCTCAAATATCTACATGTCCGATGATGTATACATCAGGTGTTAGAAAGGGAAGCCAGTAGCTGAAGGAAGAACAACTTCATAAGAAGTGATAGTAGGGTCCACTTTGCTTATATTCCCCACTCAGTTCCTGGTTCCATAATGCATCCATCATGTACCACAATATAGAGAGGGGTGGGTAGTTTTGATTCCAATCAAATTCTTACCAAATTACAGGGAGGAAAACTTCACACTTCTCTTGATCATTATCTGGTTGTTCATATTGTTCAATTTAATGTTGACTTGGTGTTATTAGTTTGAACACACATAATGAAACTGGTTCTTACCTCTGTTGATTGGGAAGACGTCCTTGTACTTTTGACACTTGATAGCATCCGCATCATGCATCTGCTCTTGATGAAGAAGTAGACTTCATCTGACAATGGCATGATTGTTGCTAGCCTAAatatcaaacaaattaaaaacaaaatcttgtgACAGGGATGTGGTGTGGTTTCTCAAGCTGTAGCTATGTGCTCAATGGGAGCTATCAAAAAGCAGTTAAAAATATGGACTACGTTTCTTTGTTAGTGTGCTTGAAGTAATGACACAACTTTGGTAGATATTGTTTTTTACTCCTCGGCCCAAATTGTGttcgaagaaaaaaacctaGTTGGAGTTCATTTACTTTGTCAGGCTCAGATCAGTGGTCTACTGGTAgatcagtggtctagtggtaggaCATCTGCTCTAGGTCATGGGTTCATATCCCACTTCAGAATGTGCATACATGTGAATTTATTCTCTTCGCAGaacttgctttaaaaaaagacactggacaccttcggtaattgtcatacaccagtcttcccacttggtgtatctcaacataagcacaaaGCAACAAACCGTTAAAAAgtttgcgagattataatggaagaaaaaacaccggtcttgacgtttcgaacagtatactctgctcgtcttcaggagaaatgcGAGCAGagtattcatatttatatttacagTTACTCTTACATTGAAACTTGTTCTTATCTGATGCTGGGGATGACATCGTTGTACTTTGACACTTGGCAGCATACCCACATGCATCTACTTTTTGAGAGGTCGGCTTCATCTGACAATGGCTTGTTTGTTGCTATTCTAAATACAAACACATTAAAAGCAATATCTTGTGACaggggtgttgtgttgtttCTCAAGTTGTACATTAGCTATGATGTGCTCTTAAAGACCTTGGACAGAGTTTTTGAAGTAATGAGTCAACTTTGGCCTTCAATGATTTGTCATAAATGCTAATTTGTGTGACAACAAAACTTCaatcagagctgccaacatttgcaccttgcaatcagggagatgttTTACAACAAGCATGGAGATAAAATTACAATCAAAGAtaaagattttcaaatgttcTTTATGGACAGATTGATTTACTTAGAgagaactttctgcagaaccGCAAAAAGTGGGCAGCTCCGATACCCGTAAGGTACTGAAAACTATGCCAGTGCCAACTGAGTTCTCTAGCCTTATGTTGTGATAGGGTAGGccaactcttaaaggcagtggacactattggtcattgtcaaagactagccttcacagttggtgtatctcaacatgtgcataaaataacaaacctgtgaaaatttgagctcaattggtcattgaagttgcgagataataatgaaagaaaaataacccttgtcacacaaagttgtgtgcgtttagatggttgatttcgagacctcaagttctaagtctgaggtctcgaaatcaaatcgtggaaaattacttctttctcgaaaactatggcacttcagagggagccgtttcgcacaatgttttataccattaaacTCCCTCCATTAatcgtcactaagaaaggttttatgccaataattattttgagtaattaccaatagtgtccactgacttaaACCTAATGGCTGTTGACACACAAGACTTTTCAACacgtggcgtgtcgtggcctagcagttaagagcaccggattcaagctctggtgttcgatcagcagagtgtgggttcgaatcccggtcgtgacacttgctacataaagttgggaaggtagtgctttttaccagccaggcttcggattgatgatacccaagcctacatctgtatggactgtaaagagggtaaccctgtttcagcccttggagaaggtggcaacggcccctggatgaacaaaaattgtagcccacaccttgaagtggccttcaggctttgtgtgtctggcgaattgcataaaagtaaaacttaaaaaaaaattaaaaaaactttctttcAATGGCTTTTGTTGTCAAGTTGTAAGGAACATTTTGGGTATTagttgtttaaagggaaggtacacgtttggtaattactcaaaacaaatattaacttaaaaactgacttggtaactagcattggagagctgttgatagtataaaacattgtgggaaacgactccctctgaagtaatgtagtttttgaaaaggaggtagtttctcactaaaatattaaaagacttctagctagaagtcttttattcctactgaaagcacacaaattcgtccaacaagggtgttttttctgtcatcattttctcccaactctgatgaccaattgagctcaaattttcacaggtttgttattttatgcatatgttgagatacatcaagtaggtctttgacaattaccaatagtgtactttccctttaacccACATGTTGAAACTGGTGCTACATACCTGTTGCTGGAGATACAATGTCTTATCTGACACTGGGCAGCATGTAATCAAGCATCTACTTTTGGAGAGGTAGACTTCATCTGACAATAGCATGTCTGCAGCTAGCCCtaaatgaaaagaaacaaaaacaattgtgaaatggatgggtttttttctcttcattttccgCAATTATATTTGATAATGCCTTGACCATAAAGAGTGTGCCATTACAGGTTTAACtaaaaacacttgtttttactaatgcattttaacaaaaaagatGACCCATGTTTCTGCTGTTTTCTCGTTTGACCTCATTTGGAGTGGTTTGTTGGATGGGGATCGGTGACACTTCCACTCTTTGTCTAATATTCTTGTGAATCTTTTTGTACTAAAAAaggtttaatttgttttaccaaaacttttaggaacattacagaattggtaagacaaacactcgtctaagatcacatatttacataaaacataGTAGAAAaccatcccttgaaatatctgtttgaaatgtcatatttggtgagaaataaataaaacaaatttcctgttggattttatcactcagtgattattttattaattttgttctaaatagggtgtcatgcaaaatgttaaatcagtttttcactattttcttgacagatggccgatcgatctcacacttctacaggtttgtccgTATGTGGATCAAAAAAAGTTCTTACACTGCCCGCAagtgttttgttagcaaaaaaaaattctgtatgGCTCCTTTAAGTCAAActgaaaacaaatgttgtttttcaTCTCTTGATGCATCTCAAAACTAGTTGTTATCGTGAAATACAGATAGTGCAATTTACCTGTTGAGAAAGTCATCCTTGAACCTTACCTTGATAATGGGTAGCATGGATATATGGTAGACTTCATCCAACAATGACATTATTTTGTAGCTTgcctaaaaataaacaaatgaaaacattttgtgaaagggatgtgtggttttattatttttaatttcaatttagCGTTAAGTAAAGAGGGCGCAATACAGGCGATCTCAGAAAACTTGCAACGAGTAGCATttaggaggcccaaaatattatacCCCTTTGAGCGCCTAGTAGTTTTAGCAAGTATCCACTGTGGGTGTTTTGTTGGAATTTGGTGCCATTTCCACTCTATTCAGAATTCTGTTTTGGGAACAACTATTTTTATTGGGATAAacattccgtatggcgccaccacgttttcactaatttttacaaaaaaggatatctcattgaggtaaactagatactttattatttcatatcgaatgaaaaagtggtggcgccatacggaaacttttccttttatTATAATAAGCAATCCAACCTTGGCCAattgtacttctagaaactttAAGGCTCCCCTGtcagccttataggggtctcatatttagggcctttttaacgctatacgtttttaaagtcagcgttgatgggtgaaaactttacgaccgttagccagccagaactgaagtttcctgtgggaaaagtttccgtatggcgccaccactttttcatttgaaataaaataatatagtatctaatttacctgattgatatatccctttttgtaaaaatgagtgaaaaggtggtggcgccatacggaaagttatccttcctgtgtactgtacacctaaagctttccccaccctactcaatatacattcatatgcttgtatttcctttttgtttagtgaaattaaaaaaacattgtcaaaaaatattctgctcggtactcactgttgtttttctgccgcatATGAGACCCCTATAAAAAGaataaggctcacaggggagccttatagtttctagtaGAAGTAGGCCAATTGCTGAATTGAGTAAACTTGTttggtagttgcgataacgtaaccctcccgctccgccgtcggcaggagggttacgttatcacaactactTGTTTGGAAGAAAATTTCAATCAGACATAGGGAATGAAAAGTGGCAGTCTGGTATTAAAATTCTAAGAACTCTCCCCAAAAAGAATTGGTGTTCCAGGTTTGTTTAAATTTTCCAATACATGTAGATTTCCGTATCATAATCCATGCCATAACTTTTCACTTTCGAGAATTATCTCAATCTCATTTATTTGActattgaaattgaattaactagaaattaaataaattttacTAACACATGAAGAAGACACAAAATGTAGACTCATTCTGTTCTTGACACTTTAAAAGGTGAAGACAAAACGCGAATTATTCTCCCAGCTAGTGTCGTCTCGATGCGAACTATCCGCCGTTTATTTGAACGTGTATACCCACCACTGGCACTGTGCCTGGGACCTGGGTGACCACGAGGGCGGGCGATGTCGGCCGGTCGTGGCCAGTAACGAAAATGTCTCCAAGTTTCTTTCCATTCTTTGTGTGAAAATCCATTCAAACCCAAATCATCGTCTTCACAAACATATCAGTAACTCACCGTCACACTTTTGTGGTAGCTGTGTCCATGGAACTCGGTAAAATCTTGAATTCGTTGGACAAGATGCACAGAGACATGTTGACTGCCATCTATTTCTCTTTAAAAATGGCGGTGCTTTACGTCACGTGTGATCGAGCTACGCAAGCGCATGCAGCTTccagaaactaatttgcataattaacaGGGGGCAGAAAAGGGGGCGTTCTCATAAAATCGTCATAATTTTGGTTgactgtttttatcaataatgTCCAAAGTTACAATCCTACCCGAAAGCCCACTAgtgccatttttattttatgcagttATTTACAATTTCAATTCATTTATTTGCATTTCCAATGCATTTAATTATGTTTCCAACGCCTTTATTTATAATTCCAatgcatttttttcccccaatgtAGTTATTTATATTTCCAATGCATTCATGTTTAATTATATTCACTccatttatataataataatttgttgcaCTGCATTTATTCTTATTATCACtgcatttatattttcaatgcatttatttaaaattttagTGCAATTTTTAGGCAGCTGATCTTAAAAATAATCACAATAACTGCTTTAATATAGGCACCAAACTACGAAAGGTTGCAAGGGACATAAAGAGAAAAGAAAGACACAGTGTTAGGGTAAAACTGAAATAATGTTCTTTATTACTGGTGTAATTATTACATATATTTAAGTAATACATTCTTGGTGTATAATCATGCATTGACTCCATGAAATGTGCCAAAGAATTAAAGTACCCCAAATTAGTCCCTGCTTACAGTACAATACAGGGAACAATTTTGTcttaacaaaatttacatttcaaaatatttagACTGCCCTTTTTGTGTATTCACTGAATGCttagtagcaaatgatgattttgagTTGCAACTGATGAcattgtgtagcattttgccaCGCTATGCAGGGAAAAGTGTTCGCAGCAATTATACATTATAGTTATGACTGTCTTACTTTCAGCGTTTTTGAGTATCAAGGGTGCGTTTTCGCAATGTGAACTGATAACTTTTTAAGTCACTTGCAAATAAGTAACCAATGGCTAATTCAACGAATGCGAAAATGCACCCTGTTATGGAGTCATTATAAGATTTTTgctattttgtaaataattttaccAACAAGCACTAATTCCTACGTTTGAATGCTTTTCTAATGACAGACACTTTATCTAAAAGGATCTCGAGACTTTGCAAAACATTTGTAAGGcaattcaaaatgtttactttgtttactcaaataattactaaaaacgtcttgcaccaagactataagGCTAGAGTTCTATTTCAATGACTAGCAGGATAGGTGCAAGGATTCGCAAATCAGTCATTCAATACTGCTCATAcatgcaatcataaaatacaaatttatacaTTATTTTCATACAATAAGAAATAAATTTCCTTTAAGAATACCACTGAATTAATATTATACaattgttaaagggacacaccggccgaattgggctatttgggctacaaaatagactaagatatgacttcaatggtcttccaggaatgaagaagaacagtccttaaaaaaaatcatcaaatttagccgtttttgagcattttaagacaaaaacgcaggctgcgtgattgttctaaccaaaaagtggtacaaa encodes:
- the LOC139939748 gene encoding uncharacterized protein: MHDADAIKCQKYKDVFPINRVRTSSPQRFSHQPSRCLTPAVDKLPNNVPMYATWKCKGCHLHRDLLINQVDVMRPAVDELPNNVQRERVREMNCSLLDNSYRQMPLSDEVYLFNSRCMMHFLPSVKVQQGLPKHQRGLSSPQRFTHHARRCQRPAVDELPNPLH